A genomic segment from Nicotiana tabacum cultivar K326 chromosome 7, ASM71507v2, whole genome shotgun sequence encodes:
- the LOC142161958 gene encoding late blight resistance protein R1-A-like, producing MAVFQLSLGELADKLRKSLIGKRYLIVLDDMWDFMAWDDLRLCFPDAVNRSRIIVTTRLEKVGEHVKLHTDLYFLPFLTPEESRELLQKKVFQNEACPPELHNVSLDVARRCKGLPLVVVLVAGIIKKKKMEISWWHEVKKALFSYLDRESEDYSRATMQLSYDNLPDYLRPCLLYMGMFPEGERTPVSKLISLWIAEGFVQNIESGRLIEETAEGYLMDLISSNVVMVSR from the exons ATGG CTGTTTTTCAATTATCACTTGGCGAACTAGCTGACAAGCTGAGGAAAAGCTTAATAGGAAAGAGATATCTCATTGTCTTGGATGATATGTGGGATTTTATGGCATGGGATGACTTAAGACTTTGTTTCCCTGATGCTGTAAATAGAAGCAGAATTATAGTAACAACTCGTCTTGAGAAAGTGGGTGAACATGTCAAGCTCCATACTGATCTTTATTTCCTTCCATTCCTCACACCCGAAGAGAGTAGGGAATTGTTGCAGAAAAAAGTGTTTCAAAACGAAGCTTGCCCACCTGAACTACACAATGTGAGTCTAGATGTTGCAAGACGATGCAAAGGGTTGCCCCTAGTGGTTGTCTTGGTAGCTGGGataatcaaaaagaagaaaatggaaatATCTTGGTGGCATGAGGTTAAAAAAGCTCTATTTTCCTATCTTGACCGTGAGTCTGAAGACTATAGTCGGGCAACTATGCAGTTAAGTTATGATAACTTACCCGACTATTTAAGACCTTGCCTTCTCTACATGGGGATGTTTCCAGAGGGCGAAAGGACTCCAGTGTCTAAATTGATAAGTTTATGGATAGCGGAAGGCTTCGTGCAGAACATTGAATCTGGGAGATTAATAGAAGAGACAGCTGAAGGTTACTTGATGGATCTCATTAGCAGTAACGTGGTAATGGTTTCAAGGTGA